The nucleotide window GACCTATTAGCACAGAAAATAGCTCTTATACTGAGACACAGCTCTATAGAAACAAAAATACTATGGGAGTCATTACTTAGCCTGGCTTATACCCACCGAGAGTAAGcaaatgttgtttgtttctgaTGCCAATGCCAGCAAGTGTAACAAGCGACAAGGGGCGAGCTTAAAACAGCAGCTTGCTCAGCACAGTTTGGCAGATAAAAGTTGCTAGTGTAGTGTATCTACTCACAGTAGCTTGTTAGCAGAGCTGATAGGGAGAACTGGCCTTACCCATTGTAACAAGAAACCACTGTTGTGTATTCTAACACTGTGTGGTCAGTAAAATCAAGATGGCAGCTAAAAATTGCTAACGTACACATGCAAACAATTAATCAGCAAAAACTGAACAACTATGCCAATAATAGGCCTGCCTctacagaacaaaacaaacatgacaaagaAATTGATATAAGACTTGCTGTGACATCCAAGTGCTACTCTGTACTCTCTGACGTGCATTTTGCTTTTTACTGCCCTCTCCCAGCATTCTCCTGGGCTGCTAATTCACTGTTATATCTTTAATAACAGACATATTTCCAGACGATACAAGAGTGTCTTTCCTGGAAAGTAGTATGGTCACTAAACTTAAAATTCCTTCACAGCAGATGGCATATGTTTTTGGGATAACTGGTCATTGGACTATGGACTTTCAGTTCAATGGGGCATTTCTTTTTCAAACTACTGGGGTTTCAGAATAATGGGTCTTCGGATGAATGGACAGTCCCTGTTCATAGTTCTGTACATTAGTTATGTTGGTTATATGGGGTCAGCTTTGGCTTTACATGCCACAAAAAGCTGTCATTTCATAGAAAATCTTCTTATCACAAAATAGTTCagtataaaaatgtgacaaatcaAAACAGGTGTTTGCATTGTATTCttacacacaaccacacacttAGTCGCAACTCATACGGAATGTCTAGATGAGGTAAATACAGCACCATGCCTGCACATGAATACAGACATATGAGTAAATATACCCATGACACAACACTGATGACACGACTGCTTTCCCCCTCAAGAGAATTTAGTGACGTCTCTGCAGTTGAGAAATACAACTGCAGAAACGTCACtaaatctaaaaaatatatatatgttagaGCTACCTTTATAATGAATAACCGCAATACCAAAAGCAGATGTTTCTTGGAAATgctgaacatacagtacagtggaAATGAATCTACAATAATCAGCCAAATGGCAGATGTGTAGTTGCATTAAtacttccttttttcatttctatgtTTAGAGTTGATGGTGTAAATGCAGACTATGTTAAAATTACAGTTGGTTGCACATCTCTACTTGTGTATATACGTTTATACTTGTCTGTGTTACTGTAACTACTCCTTATTAGCTGCTCTACTGTTTGGATattaatatactatatatacaatGCCAGCTTATTTGGTACACCTggctatttttttctccatgccTCATTGATGTAGATGAGGTGGACAAAATATGAGATATAGATCTTAgttttacacaaaacaaaagtgtaAAGCTTGTAATAACCTAACATTGAGCCTCAACTACCATACAGTAGTTGAGTAGTCTAAAACAGtatcaacaaaaaacactaaacagGTTAACCTTTTATGATGGAATGATTTATAGCCAGGCTGCATCAGTTAAGGCAATGCCTATAttacaaaatgtcattaaagTTCCTACTCTCACAGCAAATTTCATTGTGAATTCCTTATCACAAATATCCACATTACTGCTGTACCGTTGTAGTATGGTATGCTGATAAGAGACAGTATCTTTATCTTGTATCAGAAtactttctttttacattttagagctaTTTGTGTTGTAGAGTTGCATGCTGACTACCTCTTAAAAGTATGGATCACATATGTTTGGGTACAGTATCTCCATCTGTCTGAattgcaaattaaatgtaatagaAAAAGCATAAAACATACCTATTTTGGAAGTGTTAGGGCGGCATGGAAAAAAGTAGGTCTGCAAGAAAAAGTTTAGTATAATGAGCTGTctaatcaaatgtaaaaacaaaacattcatagtaacttaataaaaacaagaagtaGAATATAATCATGAAAATTCAGGAGTATCATAACATGCAATGATGCCTCTTGCTACTGTGATCACACACACGTACAATCATCATGGTGGTGACAACTTTGGGTGACACTCACCTAGACGTTACATTCAAGTGAGAGAGAAAGTCCAACTCTTACATTCCAAATTCCTGTtctgtcttcctctttgtcttacTGTCACAGGCACTCATCCCTCCAGTTCTGTCACTTTATGCAACACTCCTCTTATAGAGACACCCACTGAatccctgtcacacacacacacacacacacacacacacacacacacacacacacacacacacacacacacacacacacacacacacacacacacacacacacacacacacacacacacacacacacacacacacacacacacacacacacacacacacacacacacatacctccCCTTGCTCCACCCTAAATGCTGATAAGATCACTGATGAGTGAGCGAGTGTGTGAACATGGATCTAAATGTAACTAAATTTCAGATAGGTACTTTGAATTTGAGGTGAATAGTGAAATTCTATAAGatataatagaaaaaatattgaaatatgaaattGCATGTGTCATCATCTGTCCTACATGACTACATGATCATCATGCCAAGAGGAGACTTGTTTGAACTAGTTACCCTGACACTTCAAGAGCTGTGCTGTAGTTTCCATGATGATACTGTACATAGAATTAACACAAAGTATAGTCTATGTACCAATGCATTTTGACATGAGAGCCACTGTGTCCTATTTTTAACTAGAACAACATATTTGGCAGCTAAAAGTATCTATTAGAGCCAAGTGTGAAGAGttcaatgttgtgttttactTAGTGGTTACAAACTTCTCTGtcaccatctagtggtgaacagtacttaaaacacatttaatgtcgGCTCTGTGTGCATATGACATGTCAATGAGCCACCATTGTGTTGAATGTGCAGAAATGAAATAGATAATAGTTATAgcgaaaaacacattttccccaAATAGCAGAATCAACTTAATTATATCATGGCCTGCATCATTGGTCAAAAACAACGTGTGATAATGTTCATCATCCAATAACAAGACTATCTGTCATTCCTACTTCCTGTTTCTACTCTTGTAATTTTATAATCTCACTTTTCTTTGCTCCTTTATCTTATATTTCGGTTATCCCATCCCTCAATTTCTCTTTGACtcatgttttaacacatttctctcttcttttcagTTACTTTCCAACCTACCGTCTActtgctctctctgcctcttcactctctctttccgGGGTGCTCTTTGGACCTGTGGATCTGggaagagatgagatgagaaatGGGAAATGGTTTTGGAGGCAGGGCACTAGGCTTTTTCTAGGAAGTAGCTAGTAGTAGAGAGCCTAGAACTTAGAACATAGAAAAACCAGTCCATGACTTGGTTGAACCATAATATCATTTTGTGTTGTCATGTTTAcccaataaaataacattttctgtaATGACAGTGTTTATGTTGTCTTCAGTGAAGACTTCTCTGTAAAAGTATTGGCTAATCTGTGACCTCATTTACTTTTTAACCTTGTGTAACACTagtatagataaataaatatgtatttcatatttgaaatttGTTTGTGAAGTAAAATTTTTGCCTATGCTGCCAACCATCTTTGATCATTATGCCCTACCCAAACAAAGGGGCTGTTTAAATTGtcataaacatacacatgtatgcttcATTTGCCTTAATCAGGGTTATGAAGGTTACTTTGAAATTGCATTCCGATACAGTTACTAGTtatctgttaaaaaatgtagtcagtAACGTAATCCAAGTAccacaatattaaagtaatgtaacttgattACTTTCCATTACTTTAGGATTATTGCAAtaccaaaaatgtaataataaaggCACAGGCACAAAATTGGCAACTTTCTCTGCAAATAAAAACCATCTAATTTACAAAGACCAGCGCAAATTGCCACAAGCAGTTAGGGTGGAGATATTAGTGTGTTCAGAGTTGGTGTTaactgctctgtctctctctttctctctctctctttctctcactcaagGCTTGAAGTACAGTATATCGAATTGATGTTTAATGATATCAAGGGCGAAATCTTCAGTCAGACACAGGGctacttaaaaataatttcagctacttaaaaataaaaatgtcctgacagctctgataGGACTCAGTGTTCATCCATactgctttattataaacaatccCACTGCATAAACCTGAGTATGTGTGTAACAACTGATGTGTAGATGTGtagcagaacacagaacattaatcaCTGTTAGCTCCGGATCGagtattttaaaatagtaatCCTGCTAAATAATCCTAATTTTTGCAAAATGTAGCTGTAATCGgattacatctttttttccctgtaaCTGTAGTTGAATAGTGTTACCATTTTTGTATCCTCATTACATAACAACGTGGCATATATTCCATTACTCCCCAAACCTGGCCTGGTAATCTGAGTCCACATTCACACTGAACCcaactgtgacatttaaaatggtTTCTAATCAGTAGCATGCttcacatttattcacattGCCTTTCAGTTCATGCATTCATCTAGATTGATGGTGATTCTAgtttaaaaataccaaataacaCAAATGATTATTTGTTAGTACAActtaaaactgttaaaagaGGCATTAAATCAGGTCTCATAAAAATACCCTGAGTTCTTCTTTTGTTGTGTATCTTTATTTACTATcagtctgtgcatgtgtttccaGGCCAGAGTACTACCACCTTTATCTATGACTTTGTGGAGAGCTTCAAAGGACCTCACCCAGGTTATGCAAAACTCAGTGGACGCCCACAGGCAGGTAAAGTACATGCTAACAGTATAACATTGACtgaatattataataataatactactactactactactactactactactaataataataataataataatgcattttatttaaaggcggtGAAAAGCACTCCAAAACATCTTAAAAGACACATAAAActacaacagtacatcaaataatataaatcagCTAACATTAATGTGGaagttaattacattttacaaagataaataaataaataaacattaatgtgACTATATAGCGCAATAGTACAATGGATAAAAAACATTGTGTATAcatagtcagtgtgagacagagtatgccactcgtAATAAGTGCATTTTAAGGTGGGATTTAAAGGTGTAGACAGAGTCTTAgttgcaaatgtctggtgggagagagttccaaagatAGGGGGcggatcggctgaaagctcttgaccccatggtggTTGAGTTGGCAGATGGAGCTGAAAGCTGgatggtgttcactgttgccatgacagtaaaggttgcatatctttaaggaatttgaaaacttgtctccagtgatcattttaacccaaaccatgatcttttcatagttctaatcaagtaaactagacattaaccacagtgtCACACCTTCAtcattaacatcattaacaccaacatcattattttcactccctaaagatactcatgtgtgagggcagtagtgtaaaatacaaaacaaaagaaactgtgaaaatacataattgttcatcaagggtggagataatcgttcattaatcgtaatcaaggttaaaagttcaattattcGTGATTTTTTGTGAAACACACTCACTCCACAATTGATGGTGTATTGTGGCATCCTTCTACCACCCACACTTGAAATTGTACAATGTTTACTGTAAAATCAACCAGTGACTTTTGGCCAGTAAAATGgatttctttcttgttcttccGCTCTACTTTGGACAACCAGGCCAGCCAACCAACCTGATGCTCTCAGTGATGGGTAGAAAAGGTCCGTCCTCGATTACTATTGGAGAAGTTGGCCTGGTAACCGTGTCTGGTACTGAGGCTCTTAGCAATGGCACAACTACTGACATGGGCAACGGAGACATCCTGGTGACTGTTGATGTGGCCCCCGAGGGAGAGTTTGTGGTCATTCTGAAAggaactgacaaagagtcaaaCAGTAAATTTCAGAGGCAGTCTACCACCCAGATGTTTGTCTCCAAAGTGAACATACAGGTCAGTCTTTTCACTTCCTCTTCAGATCCCATGCATCTATTTCTCTTTGTCCTGTTCATTATAAAAATTACATATTGAATTATAATAACACTTGAAGACGTTGAACTGTCTAAGAGTAAAACAACTTATTCATCTCTACCCCTTTTCCCTGTAGGCTATGGTGGACAGCAGTGTGGAGCCAGGGAAAGCCTTTGAGCTCCCTTTCAGTGTCATGACCCAGGGCTCTGGTGGTCAATACATCATCAGTGCTAGAAATGACAGAAACTTCCCCATGTCCTACCCAAACCGGTGAGGGGAGGCAGCTAAAAGCaattctttgttttaaaatttCTTAAATGTCCTTATCAATGCCAACATGTCTAAACAATCTCGTACCTGTAGCTTAGGGTAAGGTaactagggatgcaccgataCGATATTAATATCGGGTATCGGCCCGATATTGACTAAATACCTAGATCGGGTATTGGATAATGGGGCTGATCCATGGGGCCAATGTATTCACTTCAATTCTATGTTTGCGACGCGTGCTACGTCATGCGTCAGTAACATGCACAGCATGAGTCAAGTCTACCACACAGAGCAGACATGGGCAGCTGTGTCAATTtccaaaatatcaataaattgttaaaatagtgtTGTGAAAGCCAGTGAATCAGATaggtaaaatgttattttctgattgtttcacagtggttacagcacaaataaacttccccacacaccacTCAACCCTGCAACTCCACCTCAAACTTTTGAATCTGAAATGCTGGCCTGCTATTTAAAAGCAGCTGCACGACATTATTCTGGTTTTGGttggttcagtgtaaaaaagcaaaggcttaagggccgtccacaccacaactataacgaTAATGATAGAGGAGAACGATATCGTTGGAATCACTTTCAGAGCGATTTGATGAATGATAAAAACGctgactgtcaatcaaaatccttatttatttattttaatgcagctttgctcctttctcaccaCTGACTGACGCGCTGTAAattggagcaggatgacacccagaggtgatttctttagagaggtctttattattacaaagatgctggaattttgttctctattataatgtaaaaaaacaaacaaagtcaaCGGATCTTTGTAAGcggatctgtgctcatactgtgtgtcactgctgcagcggtgcacttttacacaccgcgcttcaacatctgctgcggTCAGTTtagtctgtaaatactgaaacatcacagcagctagtgtctgttataaaaattaggattatgatgtaattcagatgtcttgaaatcatacaatgtgtgtgttcctATTTTTACATGATTGTTTgatacttcctgtttcaacGGTTTGCTGAGACTGGCAGAGAGAGAGTTCAACTCTATGTGTGATGGAGGGTCAGAGACGGGTCAGGGAGTGGAACTTCTGCTTGTCTACTGATTAAGGGAACTGAAGAACCGTTATGATGCTATCTATGGAATATGTTGGCTAGCTGTTGAGAAACCGTTAAGACACTATCTATGGAATAGATCTGCCAGCTATGGGAGGGGGCTGAGACAGCACAAATAAAGAACAGTATAAAACCTTTCTGACAACGCTCCTCGTGGAGCCTTTTCTCCTGTAACtcttgttgttgcatttgtgaaacgctccgcttgtacaagcAAATAAATTCATCCTATATCCTGTTATTTCgaatccagtctcctttatTAAGGGTAAATATTCCTATAacagtgtctgaaatacttcttatcaacacactgaatcagcgcccactccttttctttttatttcactgtacaacatactacagcagtaacagctcatcaataattagttgcagacacagctggagcgcaCAGCGCGTACTGGACACCGCTGTTTACAGTACATTATTGTTTCAGTttggacgctcacatcgttgTTGTTATAGTTATGGAAGACCCTTTAATGAGAGATCCTCTTTATGGCTATGATGGGGGATCTCTGTATTTAAGAGTATGGTTCACCTTGGTTGGAGCTGAGCTCTCAGTGAACCAAGTGAAGAACTGGAGGTGACAGCTACACTCAATAAAAGCtaccagagtaaaaaaaacaattggaGTAATTAAATTTAATCCACCCAAAGGATGGACAGATAGTGGTTGAGGGTGCGGGTGGGGGAATGGGGGCGTGGCAATGTACCAAATCTTCATTCAATTAAAGTGTGTTATATCTGGGATATATATCATTGCCAGGATATGAAATTACTGTCAAAATTTCATGTGTGGCTTGCTCACAATAATTTCCTGTAACCAgtgtattttcctttcttctcttgaCAGCCTTGATTTGACAACCGGACAACATGCTAATGGTACTTTGACTATTACACCATCTGTTGACACACCATCGGGCACCGGCGTTACTCTGTCTCTGGAAGCCAAGTCACCCAGTGGCGGTGAATCTAATTACGCTGTTCTTAGAATCTCTGTTGTTACCAAGGTAACCAGGCAAATTCTTATTCACACTTAGTTGgaaagattaaaacaaataaatagaaagGCTTTAACACATAGCTACAAAGATAGCCACAAAGATGATTATTACAGATGCACTAAGTATCCTACAGATCTAAATGGAAGTTTCATGTTCTAATTACAAAAATCACTGTTATTCATGCATACATtccccatctttctttctctgttctctccAGATTACAAATTGTATTCAGCCTCTGTGTGAAGTGGTTAGCGTACTGGCTGATGCTTGTCCTAAAGACGTATCTCAGTGTAAACCTTTCCAGTGGGAGCTATCAGCCAACCTTACAGATGGAAATGGCACCGGGATACAGAGCATTTCCCTGCGTGAAGGCGATGGAACCCTCTCATACACCTCCCTGAGCTCTCCCATCGTCCAGGCGAACTACAATGCTTCCTGCTGTTCACAGATTGTCGAGTTTATAGCTGTTGATAAAGCTGGCAATGTGGGAAAGTGCTATCACTCCATTGTACATTCTGCTGGCCCTCCTTCTCTgactctgtctctgcctctgtgGCTGTGCCTGTTGGTATCTGTATTTGTAGTAAAAACTTGAAGAAGCTTTGGTTTCTCAGAATCTCATGTCTTTTGTAGAGGTGGACAGGGAACGTCTAGTCCAGTCTTTTTAAATtccaaatatcaatatcaaCCAGTATTTGTCAGGCTACATTTAATAGTCCACCTTTTATGACTCTATGTATCACAATGTGCTTCAACTATGGAGGAACACTTTCTACTGGTGGTGGTTATCTTCTGCTAATCATGAGCACTGATGAGGAATTGAATGTTAACTCTATACTTTGTTCGaataaaaagtagaaaacatgtatttgtattgcatgtttgaatatttttgtcatATGTTTATGGATATCTTTGGTTCATTGGACATGTTTCACAGTTATTCACATTCCTGTAACATTTCTTTAGAAGTGCTGAAATGGGTATATAGCTTTGAGGCCTTGCATGGCATTGACATGTCAGTGAGCCACCTTTGTGTTGTAAATACGCTGATATGGCAGGAGCATGTATGAGAGAGGATTAAAGAGGTTGTTGACAATGCCACTTGGGGGAATTTCATCCCCAggaaattatgaaaatgaattgGTTATTGGTTGATCTTAATACCCTGTATAAGAACTATAATATCATTTTGTGTTGACATTTTCccccaataaaataaaattttcTGTAATGACAATGTTTATGTTGTCTTCAGTGAACATTGCTCTGTTCGTACTGATGAAGCATTGACACCAATTCCTCTGTAAGGTGTTGGCTAGCAGGGCTGAGAAGAAGCATCAGGTTGTTGTCGAGTTAAACATTAATCTGTGacctcatttacatttttgaccTTGTGTAACACTGGGAAATAAGCTTGTGTTTCTTCACAAGGAAGCAATAAACTATCACAATTTCATATCAATCAGCTGACACCTGTGCCATTGAGTTCACAAGTTAGCTGGAATATGTAGGATAAAGTATAGATGAGTAGATGGAGAATGTGCCAACAaatttaagagagagagagtaaagcTGTGGACAATATGTATTTCATATTTAGTTTGTGAAGTTACATTTTTGCCTATGGTGCAAAGCATCTTTGATCATTATGGTGGGTATTTTTGACAAGTAAATAAAGTCCTGTGTTTCCTGGATACAGGTCAGGCTGACCCATACCCAGGCTACATGTTGGCATGTGTACAAGCCAGAAAGAAAAGCTCAACTGACGTGTTCTAATgagtgaatattatattatgttatgttattcaAAGTCTACACCATGTTATTGGAatcataacccccccccccccatgcctCCACCTTCAATGTGAAAGGTGGaagaatgtatgtatgtcatGTCATATTAACTTCCCCCAGATTGTTTGAACCTCTGtttccaaatattttttttattttacataaaaaaattaaagctgttaaaatggAACACTGACGTATGACTATAGTGCTACAAGGGTGCTAGTATTTTTTGCACCCTTGTAGAACTGGGCCTGGCCACTGAGGaggaatatttacatttacttaaataaagCAAGATGTCATTGCTTAGGATGATCCATCTATACAGAAGCCATCATCGGATCTCACCTATGGATGTCACATATCTCTGTTACTGACATGTAACCTATAGCTAATATGGAGAGGTTAGGCTTTAATATCACTACCATTACGACTTATGAGAAAGAATGTTAATCATTAAACAAGGACActaaaaaagaaggaagggtcaTTAACACCAACGCTCATATACTCTGCTTGGTGCCAGACTTTGGTGCCATATAATGTTATTGGAATATCACAAAGGTCTATTCCAGTTAGATGTTTTCAAGCCTCTTTTGATTATTAATTGTGCATTGGTATGCTATAAGCTAAGCCTTAGCTATAAAACAACAAAGGCATACATTTCATAGCAGAGACCTTTAGAAAAAAACCCCGTTAATAACAAACTTGATCATcaaaaaataatgcaata belongs to Scomber scombrus chromosome 2, fScoSco1.1, whole genome shotgun sequence and includes:
- the LOC133995592 gene encoding uncharacterized protein LOC133995592; its protein translation is MEKSQSTTTFIYDFVESFKGPHPGYAKLSGRPQAGQPTNLMLSVMGRKGPSSITIGEVGLVTVSGTEALSNGTTTDMGNGDILVTVDVAPEGEFVVILKGTDKESNSKFQRQSTTQMFVSKVNIQAMVDSSVEPGKAFELPFSVMTQGSGGQYIISARNDRNFPMSYPNRLDLTTGQHANGTLTITPSVDTPSGTGVTLSLEAKSPSGGESNYAVLRISVVTKITNCIQPLCEVVSVLADACPKDVSQCKPFQWELSANLTDGNGTGIQSISLREGDGTLSYTSLSSPIVQANYNASCCSQIVEFIAVDKAGNVGKCYHSIVHSAGPPSLTLSLPLWLCLLVSVFVVKT